A region from the Salvia splendens isolate huo1 chromosome 15, SspV2, whole genome shotgun sequence genome encodes:
- the LOC121769384 gene encoding acyl carrier protein 1, chloroplastic-like isoform X2 — protein sequence MASFTASSVSISSAFCSFNRTQGSNLRKVSVSFSGKSFPSQRLPFPRFRISCAAKPDTVNKVVEIVKKQLALPDDRQVSGDSKFQVLGADSLDTVEIVMGLEEEFGICVEEESAQSITTVQEAADLIEELLEKK from the exons ATGGCTTCTTTCACTGCTTCCTCTGTTTCTATCTCCTCCGCCTTTTGCTCCTTCAACCGAACCCAG GGTTCTAATTTGAGGAAGGTGTCAGTTTCCTTCAGTGGAAAGAGCTTCCCTTCTCAGAGGCTTCCGTTTCCTCGCTTCCGAATTTCCTGCGCG GCCAAACCCGACACAGTCAATAAAGTGGTTGAAATCGTGAAGAAGCAATTGGCTCTTCCTGATGATCGACAGGTGTCTGGAGACTCGAAGTTTCAAGTGCTTGGTGCTGATTCTCTTGACACG GTGGAGATTGTGATGGGACTGGAGGAGGAGTTTGGGATATGCGTTGAGGAAGAGAGTGCTCAGAGCATCACTACCGTTCAAGAAGCAGCAGATCTCATCGAGGAACTCCTGGAGAAGAAATGA
- the LOC121767275 gene encoding SAGA-associated factor 11-like, whose protein sequence is MSVPKEDGMPFPSELLSDVFDELLDCIIVDVASESHRIARLGLDRHLDDEEEELRLSAEARARASDPSHSGEANGKYVVDIFGQTHPAIANEIFECMNCSRSIVAGRFAPHLEKCMGKGRKARLKSTRSSTAAQNRYSRGSPVSNMNRLANGSAGNAGHEYPNGASEEP, encoded by the exons ATGTCAGTGCCAAAAGAGGATGGCATGCCCTTCCCTTCTGAG CTCTTATCAGACGTTTTCGATGAGCTTCTTGATTGTATTATCGTTGATGTTGCATCAGAGTCGCACCGTATAGCTAGGCTAGGACTTGACCGTCATTtggatgatgaggaggaggagttgAGGCTGTCGGCTGAGGCACGAGCAAGGGCATCCGACCCTAGCCATAGTGGGGAAGCCAATGGTAAATATGTGGTTGACATATTTGGGCAAACTCACCCTGCAATTGCTAATGAGATATTTGAGTGCATGAACTGCAGCCGATCTATTGTGGCTGGGAGATTTGCTCCTCATTTGGAAAAATGCATGGGAAAG GGTAGAAAGGCGCGCCTCAAGTCGACTAGGAGCTCGACAGCTGCACAGAACCGCTACTCTCGAGGGAGCCCTGTTTCCAATATGAACCGTTTGGCTAATGGAAGCGCTGGAAATGCAGGTCATGAATATCCCAATGGAGCATCGGAAGAACCATGA
- the LOC121767876 gene encoding serine/threonine-protein kinase RUNKEL-like: MTLLQQDGKLPEESIHDLAYGLVGALQYLHSKGIIYCDLKPSNILLDENGKTKLCDFGLARKLSDISMTSQLPQAKRGTPCYMSPELFQDGGVHSYASDFWALGCVLYECYTGRPPFIDKEFTQLAKSILLEAHPPLPGSPTRPFVNLINSLLIKDPAERIQWPELCNHAFWRTKFVSLTLPPQPAFDNMIELSSEPHLTERNGDRPLRNKTPTSTYGKDSRIPSKHDQNLSAAGKGEETPTKGMHSGRKVQAKPSGKAPDGKQKDGSNNIGGVNLMRLSRIARSNLHRENEKENYRRPLPNSSKNDAEIKIENNDMELDFNESTEDDGHDEADVSENESPTGEDNLSTPRKLEGKVEETDSMIVQSEGSNVVETPLLDSSRAEEQESSSDMDVSPVVSTPTSASPHLKTPRTKDVSGCVLDFDAAKSTSDLSEVLWHPSDLSVRPVMPSRKIDKGLDVMPSLPFHAIPPADFTKMPKDKLDVMYNRIISVMNGNVNGEKQNVLRYLEMLSTNADTANILTNGPIMLLLLKMLRQSKALTLRVQLSSLIGLLIRHSTFIGDDLANSGILGALTDGLRDRQEKVRRFSMAALGELLFYISTLSDPTKDNIPQESPAKDSRPPSSWQVPNSLISLISSVLRKGEDDLTQLYALRTIENISSHGGYWATRFNSQDVISNLCYIYKAPGKQESMKLTAGSCLVRLARFSPPSIQQVIEKVPLKDIGSSLFKGNQREQQICLNLLNMAMIGSQFLTNIGRLLFPLMEDKNIVSNLMSLSEQGNEVLKGKALLFVALLCKHGKRCLPLFFCNARFLSAMDRLAKEKYKYMQHCLDAFVYAVVSTLPGLLETITVDIQQLMGGKRQGLIPGLSSRSSPKNSIHFFPVVLHLLGSSSFRNSVITPQVLLLVANLLKLTESPFQGRDDFQITLLRVLESISEESTAINGNPVVFIRQILPSLAALYKGNKDGDARFLCLKIFFDVMVLFLSETVEDEQRAEDLKSVSNVHFLPLYPSLIEDEDPIPMYAQKLLVMLLESNYIKICDILHMKAVSQCFESLLGDFSTINVSNVMLCLALASAPELETKMISQLKVVRKIGNLLEFVLAKEMEDFIEPTLGLCRAFLLRSVNSRPGFVYSKQPSLLYEGSSESSADCIKDITDFASNVGALLELSKSSEANAADLASECLVLLFKGAPREATVNFLMNLSKASALLEGGLHGSISELVLERILHALGFSCRQYMLHSMILSISTSELAKTEAIVSNLKGSSTKGISNASIQVEQELQRIHR, translated from the exons ATGACTTTATTGCAACAG GATGGCAAGCTTCCTGAAGAGTCTATACATGACTTGGCTTATGGCCTCGTAGGAGCGCTGCA GTACTTGCATTCAAAGGGAATCATTTACTGCGACTTAAAACCATCAAACATTCttttggatgaaaatggaaaGACGAAG CTGTGCGACTTTGGATTAGCAAGAAAACTGAGCGACATATCCATGACCTCCCAG CTACCCCAAGCAAAACGTGGAACTCCTTGCTACATGTCACCTGAGTTGTTCCAAGATGGAGGGGTTCATTCATATGCTTCTGATTTCTGGGCTCTTGGTTGTGTGCTATATGAGTGTTATACTGGCAGACCTCCATTTATTGACAAGGAATTCACTCAATTGGCGAAATCGATTCTTTTGGAGGCACATCCTCCTCTTCCTGGATCTCCAACACGTCCATTTGTAAATTTGATAAATTCCCTCTTGATCAAAGATCCAGCTGAAAGAATACAGTGGCCTGAACTTTGCAATCATGCTTTTTGGAGGACAAAATTTGTTTCATTGACATTACCTCCTCAGCCTGCTTTTGATAACATGATTGAGCTGTCTTCTGAACCACATCTTACAGAGCGCAATGGAGATAGACCCCTTCGAAACAAGACTCCTACAAGTACTTATGGAAAAGATTCAAGAATTCCTAGCAAGCATGACCAGAATCTCAGTGCTGCTGGGAAAGGAGAAGAGACACCGACTAAAGGTATGCATAGTGGCCGTAAAGTTCAAGCCAAACCTTCTGGCAAAGCACCTGATGGAAAGCAGAAAGATGGTTCAAATAATATAGGTGGTGTAAATCTCATGCGTCTTTCAAGAATTGCAAGATCTAACCTGCAtagggaaaatgaaaaagagaaTTACCGAAGGCCATTGCCTAATAGCTCCAAGAATGATgcagaaattaaaattgaaaacaatGACATGGAACTTGATTTTAATGAGAGCACAGAAGATGATGGACATGACGAAGCTGATGTATCTGAGAATGAATCACCCACCGGTGAAGATAATTTATCAACTCCTCGAAAGCTTGAGGGAAAAGTTGAAGAGACCGACAGCATGATAGTACAGTCTGAAGGTTCAAATGTTGTTGAGACTCCGTTGCTTGATAGCTCAAGAGCAGAAGAGCAGGAATCATCTTCAGACATGGATGTGAGCCCAGTAGTATCCACACCAACCAGTGCTAGTCCCCACCTGAAGACACCAAGGACCAAAGATGTATCCGGGTGTGTCCTTGATTTTGATGCAGCCAAATCCACTTCAGACCTCTCTGAGGTGCTGTGGCATCCATCTGATCTCTCTGTTAGGCCAGTAATGCCTAGCAGAAAAATTGATAAAGGATTGGATGTAATGCCTTCCCTTCCCTTCCATGCTATTCCCCCAGCTGATTTTACAAAAATGCCCAAGGATAAATTGGATGTTATGTATAACAGGATTATAAGTGTCATGAATGGGAATGTCAATGGTGAAAAGCAAAATGTGCTTAGGTACCTCGAGATGTTGAGCACCAATGCTGATACTGCCAATATTTTGACTAATGGGCCAATAATGTTACTTCTTCTTAAAATGCTGAGGCAATCTAAGGCTTTGACCTTGCGGGTGCAGCTGTCTTCACTTATAGGCTTATTGATTCGCCATTCTACCTTCATTGGAGATGATTTAGCAAATTCTGGAATTTTAGGTGCTCTAACAGATGGTTTGAGAGACAGACAGGAAAAAGTGAGGAGATTTTCCATGGCGGCTCTGGGTGAGTTGCTATTTTACATATCTACTCTAAGTGATCCTACAAAGGACAATATTCCTCAGGAATCTCCAGCGAAAGACAGCAGACCACCTTCTAGCTGGCAG GTCCCAAATTCATTAATCTCTTTGATATCATCTGTCTTACGGAAAGGAGAGGATGATCTTACCCAGCTTTATGCTTTAAGAACAATAGAGAACATCTCGAGTCATGGAGGTTATTGGGCTACTCGTTTCAACAGCCAAGATGTAATCAGCAACCTCTGTTATATATACAAGGCTCCAGGAAAACAAGAAAGTATGAAACTTACTGCTGGGTCATGTTTGGTACGTCTGGCTCGCTTCAGCCCACCCAGCATTCAACAGGTTATTGAGAAAGTTCCACTGAAGGATATTGGTTCTAGTCTTTTCAAGGGAAATCAACGTGAGCAGCAAATCTGCTTAAATCTTCTAAACATGGCTATGATTGGAAGCCAGTTTCTGACGAATATAGGGCGTCTCCTTTTTCCCTTAATGGAAGacaaaaatattgtttcaaatcTTATGTCTCTTAGTGAGCAGGGAAATGAAGTCCTGAAGGGAAAGGCTCTCCTCTTTGTGGCTCTACTTTGTAAGCATGGGAAGAGATGTCTCCCACTCTTTTTCTGCAATGCAAGATTCCTATCAGCTATGGATAGACTTGCAAAagagaaatataaatatatgcagCACTGTCTGGATGCATTTGTGTATGCTGTGGTATCAACGTTACCAGGTTTGCTTGAAACAATAACAGTGGATATTCAGCAACTTATGGGAGGCAAGCGTCAAGGGCTGATTCCTGGTCTCAGCAGTCGAAGTTCTCCAAAGAACAGTATTCACTTCTTTCCTGTGGTTCTCCATCTTCTTGGGAGCTCTTCATTCAGGAATTCTGTGATCACTCCACAGGTTTTGCTACTTGTTGCAAATCTGCTTAAACTGACAGAATCACCATTCCAG GGCAGGGATGACTTCCAAATAACTCTGCTACGAGTTTTGGAATCAATATCGGAGGAGTCAACAGCAATCAATGGTAACCCTGTCGTCTTCATCCGCCAGATCCTTCCTAGCCTAGCTGCTCTTTACAAGGGAAACAAAGATGGGGATGCTCGGTTCTTATGCTTGAAGATATTCTTTGATGTGATGGTCCTATTCCTAAGTGAAACAGTGGAGGATGAGCAAAGGGCAGAAGATTTAAAGTCTGTATCTAATGTTCACTTCCTCCCGCTATACCCATCTCTGATTGAGGATGAAGACCCCATTCCCATGTATGCTCAGAAGCTGCTTGTGATGCTCCTCGAGTCCAACTACATAAAAATCTGTGACATTCTTCACATGAAAGCTGTCTCTCAATGTTTTGAATCACTGCTGGGTGATTTCTCAACTATAAATGTGAGCAATGTGATGCTGTGTCTGGCTCTAGCATCTGCCCCAGAACTAGAAACGAAGATGATCTCTCAATTAAAAGTTGTCAGGAAGATTGGAAATCTTTTGGAATTCGTATTAGCCAAGGAGATGGAAGATTTCATTGAGCCAACACTAGGTCTGTGCAGGGCATTCCTCTTACGCTCTGTAAACTCCAGGCCGGGTTTCGTCTACTCAAAACAGCCCTCGCTTTTATATGAAGGTTCGAGTGAGAGCAGTGCTGACTGCATAAAAGATATAACAGACTTTGCCAGCAATGTAGGAGCCCTTCTCGAACTGAGTAAATCCTCTGAGGCCAATGCTGCAGATTTAGCCTCCGAGTGTTTGGTTTTGCTGTTCAAAGGAGCTCCAAGAGAAGCAACCGTGAACTTCCTCATGAATCTTTCCAAAGCCTCTGCATTACTCGAGGGCGGGCTCCATGGCAGCATCTCCGAGCTGGTGCTGGAGCGAATTCTGCACGCTCTTGGTTTCTCTTGTCGACAGTACATGTTACACTCTATGATACTATCCATCAGCACGTCAGAGTTGGCAAAAACCGAAGCAATTGTTTCTAATCTTAAGGGCTCTAGCACAAAAGGTATTTCGAATGCCTCCATCCAAGTCGAACAGGAGTTGCAGAGGATCCATCGCTAG
- the LOC121769384 gene encoding acyl carrier protein 1, chloroplastic-like isoform X1, protein MASFTASSVSISSAFCSFNRTQQGSNLRKVSVSFSGKSFPSQRLPFPRFRISCAAKPDTVNKVVEIVKKQLALPDDRQVSGDSKFQVLGADSLDTVEIVMGLEEEFGICVEEESAQSITTVQEAADLIEELLEKK, encoded by the exons ATGGCTTCTTTCACTGCTTCCTCTGTTTCTATCTCCTCCGCCTTTTGCTCCTTCAACCGAACCCAG CAGGGTTCTAATTTGAGGAAGGTGTCAGTTTCCTTCAGTGGAAAGAGCTTCCCTTCTCAGAGGCTTCCGTTTCCTCGCTTCCGAATTTCCTGCGCG GCCAAACCCGACACAGTCAATAAAGTGGTTGAAATCGTGAAGAAGCAATTGGCTCTTCCTGATGATCGACAGGTGTCTGGAGACTCGAAGTTTCAAGTGCTTGGTGCTGATTCTCTTGACACG GTGGAGATTGTGATGGGACTGGAGGAGGAGTTTGGGATATGCGTTGAGGAAGAGAGTGCTCAGAGCATCACTACCGTTCAAGAAGCAGCAGATCTCATCGAGGAACTCCTGGAGAAGAAATGA